A segment of the Manis javanica isolate MJ-LG chromosome 10, MJ_LKY, whole genome shotgun sequence genome:
gtctgcaccccaagcccttagtcacattcctgaagaatcctgaaATGGGGATCCCCAAAACtgtcagggtgctcctctctctctctgaggtcgcctgcactttttctctaagtaactttaaataaaacttttcctctgctcactactgtgtctctgcccttcaattctttgtcacggCGGGAACAAGAATGGAGGGAATACACAATGCCTCCTCCCCAACAGTGCCACTGCAGCCGATtctaggaagaacagaaaacGTGAATTCTGGTATCTGAAATGTGACGGTATTGGTGCTCTAGAAGCCTTGCTGTGCCAGGGATTCAGGAGTCAGCAAATCCGACTCATCTCTACCACACGTTCTTCAAGTATTCATTCCTCAACATCAAGGAAGGGCTCTTTATTTCTACCCTTCACAGATCATAAGGCAGACAGCAGGGGATAAACCTTGGCCTAGCAGGGGTTCCATGTGTGGACACTAAGGAAAATCCAATCCTCTGAACCCAAGCACGGCTCAGAGCAGCTAAGGAATGGGGCTGCAAGCCAACAGCCGTCTGACTCCCAAAACCAGGCTGCCTTCTCCAGCTTTAAGGGCGGCAGGCCCCTCCCTACAATCTGCGCCTGATGAGAGGGTTCTGAAGCCGCCAGGCCTACACCAGCTCAGGTGTGCCAAGCCAGAACAGGTTCAGCCGTTTCAGTGACCGACTGGAATGCTGCGTTCACCTGAGCAGAGGCTGATGGCACTGTGTGCTGCCCAGAAAGCCCTCCCGCTCACCTGGGCAAGATGGTAggcacaggaagtctgccaactGCTCCAAGTGCCTCAGCAGCACGTCAGTCACTGcggctgggagggaggctgcgGGAGCAGCAGTCTCAGCAGCGGGCAGGGTGACATTCGGAGGAGAAGGTGGGGTGGCAGGTGGGTCCCCACCCTCCGAGTTCGATGCAGTttctaaggaagaaagacaaacgCTTGTCCTCCCTGGCAGGGGAATTCTTTCTGGGGGCCTCGCAGAGCACGGGGAGGCTTGGGGACTCGGGGGAACTCGTGCACAAATGCTTCCTCTCAGTCTCAGGGCTCACTGTGCTCGGAGCCCACTGAGAACCCAAGAGGTGGATTTCTCAGAGGAGAAAGACCAAAAGGGAACCAAAGGGAACCGTCTCGGGAGTGTGAAGTTAACCCATGTTCCTCACCACCCTCACCCTGGAAGATCCACTTCAGCCACTTCTCCGACTGAGCTTGCTCCTCCCGGTAATACTCTTCGCGTGTGATCGGGCCGCAGAGCACGGGAGCTGGAGGCTACCAGGAGAAGAAGGAGAAGCCGAGCCGGTCAGAAGGCAGTGAAAGAAACGTGTGCCCACCCTTCCGTTCCCGAGACgcaggggagccaggctggggtgggcaggggcggcTGGACAGGCCATACCAAGATCAGCGGGATCCCTCGCCTGGAGGGCACCAGGGGAAACCTGCGTCTGCGGAGCCGGGAGCTGCTGGGCGTAGGTGGAGAACCCCAGTTCTGCTTCCCAGGTGTGGTTGTGCCTGCAAATAAAGGACccgacttccttccttcctcctctcttccagaAATGGAGAGGTTTGTCTAGCCAGCCTAGTTTGTAACACTGAACTGTCACTAGGTGTCTCTGGGATTCTATCTTCCATGGTTTGGGCTCTTGGATGGTGTCCACAAGATTATTTCTGACAGTCAAGACGACATGAGGTGGGAATTGCTCCAAATGTGTGCACACGGTTGCTGACTGGACAGAAATTGCCTGGACTGCTCAGGTTCCCCCACCTAGGCTTACCTTACCCCGCACCCCCCAGGTGGCCTGGGTCATGCTCTACGAGTCTGGGCCACCTTCCCTTACCAGACCAGGAAGCCCGAAGGACAGGAACGTCTCTCTCTGTAACTACCAGGCCCCACACAAATCAAGGCTCAGTACATGTGTCCAGTGGGTCATGGCCCATGCGCCCTCCATACACACTACCACCAACACATGCCATGCGTTCATCAACTtaccctgttctccctgggaCTGCTTGTCTCCTATGGAGGGAGCTGAGGAGCCGGAATGAGGAGAAAGCTCCTCTCCTCTGTCGGAGGAAGAGGCCCAAGTAAGTACTGGATAACTTCTTACACCCTCCTAACTACCGACTGGCCAACGTCGAGAACAACCATGACTAAGATCCCGGTGTGTCAagacaacatataaaataaatcaaagaaaatgcctaaagaaatgaagggaggcagTTCAGGGAAGCCACAGAAACACCTTCGTCTTAACACAAGCACAAAACAATCTCCAGAACCTTACGTCCAACCTGGCAAATTTCCGAGAGTTCCAGTCACACCTCTATCTCTAAGAAAGCGGCATTCTAGTCGGACACCTGGAGGGTCAGCTGGGGTCTAGAATGTGAAGCCTGCCGCCCACTCCCATCAGTCACTCTGGTCACTCTGTCCTGTGCAGCCCTTCCCCTTACATCCCATTCCCTCCCGCTGCAGCATGACGGGGAGCAGAGGCCGGTGTGGTCACTGTGTGATGACTGCAAGAGACAGAGCGATTCAGGGCGGCACCATCGCCGCCCTTCAGATGTGAACCGCTTTGATTCTCCAAGTCGGAGTCTCAGATGGCCTAAGTGCTGAGTGAAttcccctcctttcctgccctctgATTAGTCCACACGGCAAATCACTGGTTACCTCATTTTCCTTGGTGACCTCTCTGCTGTCTGCAGGCGGAACGAGGAGGGACCGGAGGAGGGTGACGAGCTGGGACCTCTCCTCTTCCAGAACTAAAAGCCAAACACAAGTCACGTGACTGACACTATGTAGTAACTTAGGGACTGACCGTCAACATAATTCTGTGGCTCTAATCCATCACTGTAGATAAAGTCTCCTTTCCACGTGACTCAAAAACACTTCTTTGTGAAGAGGAGCTTCTGGAAAGTGAGTCAATTGCCAGTATTAACTATGGGGAATGAAGTCGGAAAAAGTAATGGAATGCTAATAAACGGCAGAGGAATGAGCGTCCTTTCTGCATGTCCTGAAGAGTGGAGCGTCATACTCAGCGACGGCGGGGAGCGGGCTCTGACGCACACAAGGCCACTCTGTACTCGTCCACGGAAAGGATAAAGGGACACTCAGAGACTGTTCCCG
Coding sequences within it:
- the LOC140843928 gene encoding nuclear envelope pore membrane protein POM 121-like, with translation MRGEELSPHSGSSAPSIGDKQSQGEQGTTTPGKQNWGSPPTPSSSRLRRRRFPLVPSRRGIPLILPPAPVLCGPITREEYYREEQAQSEKWLKWIFQGEGETASNSEGGDPPATPPSPPNVTLPAAETAAPAASLPAAVTDVLLRHLEQLADFLCLPSCPGCVPFPSGYKKDVTSLAVMRRRGLQIGSRAQRGAVSGRTFPKPQESQDQDPWEPDRKRRRIA